The Pygocentrus nattereri isolate fPygNat1 chromosome 4, fPygNat1.pri, whole genome shotgun sequence genome includes a window with the following:
- the LOC108436457 gene encoding serine/threonine-protein kinase pim-3-like, with translation MTGINNGVHKVLKEEYGFKDLILIRCVCCSLQLALSHASNDTIPCSVEYLGTNNCPAKKGLVKVLEVPNTETPARNKRKGAVEQPKRKTHRQRKASKPDIFAAHLHGEKLGEGGFGSVFKGQRMSDGLQAAIKFVQKLDDDRYVQSFDELKAVPVEEALLQIKSQSPICKTIIKLMEWSDEPDHYMLILERPLDSFLQDYEDYVTEDIRVRYNVAVCGSSVPVQQARCPAWDISLINKDTLEVKLIDCGCSDLIKKYGYNIFEGTDEYCPPEFLLEGRYRVGPATVWSLGVLMFMMVCGYLPFASDDDTIDGALHFKDGLSDGYDIFRRGQLRALQSITSFRTEETNTL, from the exons ATGACAGGGATTAATAATGGGGTCCATAAAGTGCTGAAGGAGGAATATGGCTTCAAAGATCTGATTCTTATTCGTTGTGTGTGTTGCTCTCTGCAGCTTGCTTTAAGTCATGCTTCCAATGACACCATCCCCTGTAGTGTGGAGTACTTG GGAACAAACAACTGCCCTGCTAAGAAAGGACTGGTTAAAGTGCTGGAGGTTCCTAACACTGAAACTCCAGCAAGGAACAAGAGAAAAGGGGCTGTGGAGCAGCCCAAGAGAAAGACTCATAGACAGAGAAAAGCCTCCAAGcctg ACATCTTTGCCGCTCATTTACATGGAGAAAAACTAGGCGAAGGAGGTTTCGGATCTGTCTTCAAAGGACAACGCATGTCTGATGGCCTACAG GCAGCCATCAAATTTGTGCAAAAGCTGGACGATGACCGATATGTACAAAGT TTTGATGAGTTAAAGGCTGTGCCTGTGGAGGAGGCTCTGCTGCAGATCAAGAGCCAGTCACCCATCTGCAAAACCATCATAAAGCTCATGGAGTGGTCCGATGAGCCTGACCACTACATGTTGATCCTGGAGCGACCCTTGGACAGTTTCCTTCAGGACTATGAGGATTATGTCACTGAAGACATTAGGGTGAGATATAATGTGGCAGTCTGTGGTAGCAGTGTTCCAGTGCAGCAAGCGAGGTGTCCTGCTTGGGACATCTCGTTGATCAACAAGGACACCTTAGAGGTCAAGCTAATTGACTGTGGCTGCAGTGATTTGATCAAGAAATATGGTTACAACATTTTTGAAG GCACAGATGAATACTGCCCTCCTGAGTTTCTTCTGGAAGGGAGGTATCGTGTTGGTCCAGCAACAGTTTGGTCTCTTGGTGTCCTAATGTTTATGATGGTTTGTGGGTACCTTCCCTTTGCCAGTGATGATGATACCATTGATGGAGCTCTGCACTTCAAGGATGGTCTCTCTGATG GTTATGACATTTTTAGAAGAGGGCAgttaagggcacttcagtccATCACATCCTTCAGAACAGAGGAGACTAACACATTGTAG
- the cep57l1 gene encoding centrosomal protein CEP57L1 isoform X2 gives MEPLRDWSLCLDSPSKHSYVGSYYNPPEKMSHQLCAKAVPLRQDKAKNAINLREINAQTYQTTPDAGSRVIAALKTLQEKMRRLELERVQAERNVEQFSRAARRNASSPAHPKQQSSAREKDSSRRKELVSQLHSAETRCSLLEKQLDYMRKMVESAERERITSVNGGESRQQNERSRTDPEIQAQLQKLDRLEKECLKLTNTQSETERKIELLEQKLHEEEHERKLVQEKAKELQRELEANLVTLSAVEVKPKKKKSKEKALNKKSVRTEVPITQYLPNSKHMPFVAGTSTSPSHSVNANIQSVLHLMKTRQPRLCERVRTLQSKTENSKSPCQAPLSPSEGAAALGSLSELLLALQDELGQMSFEHQELVRQIDETDHRELREDLERELDCLVKRMEEKATQISKLRKHQQTVQKLSECSPKKKQRPKCVASVDGQNLAGGLSRVRALPCSPVKASAFKAQGHGTVSKERLQLLRGAQKLHSSLRQQDINWET, from the exons ATGGAACCTTTACGAGACTGG AGTTTGTGTTTAGACTCCCCATCCAAACATAGCTATGTTGGAAGCTATTATAATCCTCCAGAGAAGATGTCCCATCAACTGTGTGCCAAAGCAGTACCACTACGACAGGACAAAGCTAAGAACGCCATCAATCTGAGGGAAATCAATGCCCAGACTTATCAAACAACCCCTGACGCTGGGAGCAGAG TGATAGCAGCGCTGAAGACGCTGCAGGAGAAGATGAGGCGGCTGGAGCTGGAGCGAGTGCAGGCAGAGAGGAATGTGGAGCAGTTCTCCCGGGCTGCTCGCCGAAACGCCAGTTCTCCTGCCCATCCTAAACAGCAGAGTAGTGCCAGAGAAAAAGACTCTTCACGGAGGAAAG AGCTGGTCTCTCAGTTGCATTCAGCAGAAACACGCTGCTCTCTACTGGAGAAACAGCTGGACTATATGAGGAAGATGGTggagagtgcagagagagagagaatcactTCAGTAAACGGAGGG GAGAGCAGACAGCAGAATGAAAGATCACGCACTGATCCAGAAATCCAGGCTCAGCTGCAGAAACTGGATAGATTGGAAAAAGAATGTCTTAAGCTCACCAACACACAGTCTGAGACAGAG AGGAAGATTGAGCTTTTGGAACAGAAGTTACATGAAGAGGAACATGAACGCAAACTTGTGCAGGAGAAAGCGAAGGAG TTACAGAGAGAACTGGAGGCTAATCTGGTCACCCTTTCAGCTGTTGAGGTCAAACCCAAAAAGAAGAAGAGTAAAGAGAAGGCCTTGAATAAG AAATCGGTGAGAACAGAGGTCCCAATCACTCAGTACCTCCCTAATTCCAAGCATATGCCATTTGTCGCTGGAACA TCGACAAGCCCCAGTCACTCTGTTAATGCCAACATCCAGAGTGTGCTGCATCTGATGAAGACCAGGCAGCCACGGCTGTGTGAGAGGGTGCGTACTCTgcagagcaagacagagaatAGCAAGAGCCCTTGCCAAGCCCCACTGTCCCCCAGTGAAGGAGCCGCAGCCCTGGGTAGCTTGTCTGAACTGCTGCTAGCCCTGCAGGATGAACTTGGACAGATGAGCTT TGAGCATCAAGAACTGGTCAGGCAGATAGATGAGACTGATCACCGTGAACTCAGGGAGGATCTGGAAAGAGAGCTGGACTGCTTGGTCAAAAGGATGGAGGAGAAAGCAACCCAAATCTCCAAGCTACGCAAGCACCAGCAAACA GTCCAAAAGCTCTCCGAGTGTAGTCCTAAGAAGAAGCAGAGGCCCAAGTGTGTGGCCAGTGTGGATGGCCAGAATTTGGCTGGAGGTTTGAGTAGGGTCAGAGCTCTGCCTTGCTCCCCTGTTAAAGCTTCAGCCTTCAAAGCACAGGGCCATGGCACGGTCAGTAAGGAGCGCCTGCAGCTCCTCAGAGGCGCCCAGAAGCTGCACTCAAGTCTCCGCCAACAGGACATTAATTGGGAAACATAG
- the cep57l1 gene encoding centrosomal protein CEP57L1 isoform X1 — translation MEPLRDWSLCLDSPSKHSYVGSYYNPPEKMSHQLCAKAVPLRQDKAKNAINLREINAQTYQTTPDAGSRAVIAALKTLQEKMRRLELERVQAERNVEQFSRAARRNASSPAHPKQQSSAREKDSSRRKELVSQLHSAETRCSLLEKQLDYMRKMVESAERERITSVNGGESRQQNERSRTDPEIQAQLQKLDRLEKECLKLTNTQSETERKIELLEQKLHEEEHERKLVQEKAKELQRELEANLVTLSAVEVKPKKKKSKEKALNKKSVRTEVPITQYLPNSKHMPFVAGTSTSPSHSVNANIQSVLHLMKTRQPRLCERVRTLQSKTENSKSPCQAPLSPSEGAAALGSLSELLLALQDELGQMSFEHQELVRQIDETDHRELREDLERELDCLVKRMEEKATQISKLRKHQQTVQKLSECSPKKKQRPKCVASVDGQNLAGGLSRVRALPCSPVKASAFKAQGHGTVSKERLQLLRGAQKLHSSLRQQDINWET, via the exons ATGGAACCTTTACGAGACTGG AGTTTGTGTTTAGACTCCCCATCCAAACATAGCTATGTTGGAAGCTATTATAATCCTCCAGAGAAGATGTCCCATCAACTGTGTGCCAAAGCAGTACCACTACGACAGGACAAAGCTAAGAACGCCATCAATCTGAGGGAAATCAATGCCCAGACTTATCAAACAACCCCTGACGCTGGGAGCAGAG CAGTGATAGCAGCGCTGAAGACGCTGCAGGAGAAGATGAGGCGGCTGGAGCTGGAGCGAGTGCAGGCAGAGAGGAATGTGGAGCAGTTCTCCCGGGCTGCTCGCCGAAACGCCAGTTCTCCTGCCCATCCTAAACAGCAGAGTAGTGCCAGAGAAAAAGACTCTTCACGGAGGAAAG AGCTGGTCTCTCAGTTGCATTCAGCAGAAACACGCTGCTCTCTACTGGAGAAACAGCTGGACTATATGAGGAAGATGGTggagagtgcagagagagagagaatcactTCAGTAAACGGAGGG GAGAGCAGACAGCAGAATGAAAGATCACGCACTGATCCAGAAATCCAGGCTCAGCTGCAGAAACTGGATAGATTGGAAAAAGAATGTCTTAAGCTCACCAACACACAGTCTGAGACAGAG AGGAAGATTGAGCTTTTGGAACAGAAGTTACATGAAGAGGAACATGAACGCAAACTTGTGCAGGAGAAAGCGAAGGAG TTACAGAGAGAACTGGAGGCTAATCTGGTCACCCTTTCAGCTGTTGAGGTCAAACCCAAAAAGAAGAAGAGTAAAGAGAAGGCCTTGAATAAG AAATCGGTGAGAACAGAGGTCCCAATCACTCAGTACCTCCCTAATTCCAAGCATATGCCATTTGTCGCTGGAACA TCGACAAGCCCCAGTCACTCTGTTAATGCCAACATCCAGAGTGTGCTGCATCTGATGAAGACCAGGCAGCCACGGCTGTGTGAGAGGGTGCGTACTCTgcagagcaagacagagaatAGCAAGAGCCCTTGCCAAGCCCCACTGTCCCCCAGTGAAGGAGCCGCAGCCCTGGGTAGCTTGTCTGAACTGCTGCTAGCCCTGCAGGATGAACTTGGACAGATGAGCTT TGAGCATCAAGAACTGGTCAGGCAGATAGATGAGACTGATCACCGTGAACTCAGGGAGGATCTGGAAAGAGAGCTGGACTGCTTGGTCAAAAGGATGGAGGAGAAAGCAACCCAAATCTCCAAGCTACGCAAGCACCAGCAAACA GTCCAAAAGCTCTCCGAGTGTAGTCCTAAGAAGAAGCAGAGGCCCAAGTGTGTGGCCAGTGTGGATGGCCAGAATTTGGCTGGAGGTTTGAGTAGGGTCAGAGCTCTGCCTTGCTCCCCTGTTAAAGCTTCAGCCTTCAAAGCACAGGGCCATGGCACGGTCAGTAAGGAGCGCCTGCAGCTCCTCAGAGGCGCCCAGAAGCTGCACTCAAGTCTCCGCCAACAGGACATTAATTGGGAAACATAG